A window of the Theileria parva strain Muguga chromosome 2, complete sequence, whole genome shotgun sequence genome harbors these coding sequences:
- the DTC gene encoding oxoglutarate/malate translocator: protein MSDYNLSFLPQSLGKYLTPYVPFALGGLSGCTSTLIIQPVDMIKVRIQVLASTQNRNLSPFTVFSNILKNEGFLSFYKGLDAACVRQLLYTTTRLGLFRTTSDYLKKRNNTNSIPFYQKCLLSLFCGGVGAVVGNPADLALVRMQSDLSLPAEHRKNYTGLFNTIYKIVRDEGLFNLWKGSFPTVVRAMSLNLGMLSSFDQTKEFLAKYLKEGTLPHVCLSSAVAGFFAVTLSLPFDFVKTCIQKESQKGTAYSGIFDCIVKNYKQGGVPRFYSSYATYYVRVAPHAMLTLILMDTFTRLLKRRDTTQEKRA, encoded by the coding sequence ATGTCGGATTACAATTTGTCCTTCCTTCCACAATCGTTGGGGAAGTACTTGACTCCATACGTTCCCTTCGCTCTGGGAGGCCTCTCTGGATGCACCTCAACCTTGATTATTCAGCCTGTAGATATGATCAAGGTTAGAATCCAAGTACTTGCATCCACACAAAACCGTAATTTATCACCTTTTACAGTTTTTTCAAACATTTTGAAGAATGAAGgttttttatcattttataaaggACTGGATGCAGCTTGCGTCAGACAGCTTTTATACACAACGACGAGATTGGGGTTGTTCAGAACCACTTCTGACTACCTGAAGAAGAGGAACAACACCAACAGCATACCATTTTACCAAAAATGTCTTCTAAGTTTGTTTTGTGGAGGTGTTGGCGCCGTTGTCGGAAATCCGGCAGATTTGGCGCTGGTTCGAATGCAGTCTGACCTCTCCCTCCCCGCCGAACACAGAAAGAATTATACGGGACTATTTAACacaatatataaaatagttaGGGATGAGGGTCTGTTTAACCTGTGGAAGGGTTCGTTTCCCACAGTGGTTAGAGCTATGAGCTTGAATTTGGGAATGTTGTCTTCCTTTGACCAGACGAAGGAGTTTTTGGCCAAATATTTGAAGGAAGGAACCTTGCCTCACGTTTGCCTTTCTAGCGCAGTGGCTGGGTTCTTCGCAGTAACTCTTAGCCTTCCGTTTGATTTCGTGAAGACTTGCATACAGAAGGAAAGTCAGAAAGGAACAGCCTACAGTGGGATTTTTGACTgtattgtaaaaaattacaagCAAGGAGGAGTTCCGAGATTCTATTCATCCTACGCTACGTATTATGTGCGCGTGGCTCCTCACGCAATGCTTACGTTGATCCTTATGGATACATTTACAAGGTTACTTAAGAGAAGAGATACCACTCAGGAGAAGAGGGCATAA